A single genomic interval of Malania oleifera isolate guangnan ecotype guangnan chromosome 11, ASM2987363v1, whole genome shotgun sequence harbors:
- the LOC131168196 gene encoding alpha-dioxygenase PIOX-like gives MSSLIMAPFKALFIKTLHHFIHPDFHQLVERMTLFDRFLFLIVHSLDKFGIAWHRLPVFLGLIYLAIRRHLHQEYNLINVGKTPSGVRFNPADYPYRTDDGKYNDPFNEGAGSEGTFFGRNVPPVDQKDKVLKPDPVVVATKLLARRKMIDTGKQFNMIAASWIQFMIHDWIDHLEDTKQMELSAPREVANECPLKSFKFYKTKEVPTGFYDIKTGTLNIRTPWWDGSVIYGSDRERLQKVRSFKDGKLKISKDGLLLHDQDGVALSGDVRNSWAGVSALQALFVLEHNAVCDALHKEYPEMKDEELYRHARLVTSAVIAKIHTIDWTVELLKTDTLLAGMRANWYGLLGKKFKDTFGHVGGGYLLGGLVGMKKPQNHGVPYSLTEEFVSVYRMHSLLPNDLLLRDISASLGPNKSLPLIEEVPMPNLIGHKGERALSEIGFTKQMVSMGHQACGALELWNYPMWMRDLVPQNVDGTDRSDHVDLPALEVYRDRERKVARYNEFRRGMLMIPISKWEDLTDDNEAIETLRDVYGDDVEKLDLLVGMMAEKKIKGFAISETAFYIFLIMASRRLEADRFFTGNYNEETYTKKGFEWVNTTESLKDVLNRHYPDMTEKWMNSSSAFSVWDSPPTSRNPIPIYLRVPQ, from the exons ATGTCATCTTTGATAATGGCACCATTCAAAGCTCTCTTCATCAAAACACTTCACCATTTCATCCATCCAGACTTCCACCAACTTGTTGAGAGAATGACCCTATTTGATCGATTTCTTTTTCTT ATCGTGCACTCACTAGACAAGTTTGGAATCGCATGGCATCGACTACCGGTGTTCTTAGGACTAATTTATTTAGCAATACGACGTCATCTTCACCAAGAGTACAACTTAATTAACGTTGGAAAAACTCCATCTGGTGTCCGATTTAATCCGGCGGATTATCCATACAGAACCGATGATGGAAAATATAATGACCCTTTCAATGAAGGTGCCGGTAGCGAAGGGACTTTCTTTGGTCGAAATGTTCCTCCTGTTGATCAAAAAGACAAG GTACTGAAGCCAGACCCAGTAGTAGTAGCAACAAAGCTGCTGGCAAGGAGGAAAATGATAGACACAGGAAAGCAATTCAACATGATCGCGGCTTCTTGGATTCAGTTCATGATCCATGATTGGATCGACCACTTGGAAGACACCAAACAG ATGGAGTTGAGTGCACCTAGAGAAGTAGCAAACGAATGCCCTCTGAAGTCTTTCAAGTTTTACAAGACAAAGGAAGTTCCGACGGGCTTTTATGACATTAAAACCGGCACCTTGAATATTCGAACACCTTGGTG GGATGGAAGTGTGATATATGGAAGCGATAGGGAGAGATTGCAGAAAGTGAGGAGCTTTAAGGATGGGAAGCTAAAGATATCCAAAGATGGGCTTCTCCTCCATGACCAAGATGGCGTTGCTCTCTCTGGAGACGTCCGCAACAGCTGGGCTGGTGTCTCCGCGCTGCAGGCCCTCTTCGTCTTGGAACACAATGCTGTCTGTGATGCCCTCCAT aaggaataTCCAGAGATGAAGGATGAGGAGTTGTATCGCCATGCAAGGCTAGTGACCTCTGCTGTGATTGCCAAGATTCACACCATCGACTGGACTGTGGAGCTTCTCAAAACTGATACTTTACTCGCAGGGATGCGCGCCAATTG gtATGGGCTGCTTGGAAAGAAATTTAAGGACACATTTGGGCACGTAGGGGGAGGATACTTGCTTGGAGGTTTGGTGGGCATGAAGAAGCCCCAAAATCATGGTGTCCCATATTCGTTGACGGAGGAGTTTGTCTCTGTTTATAGGATGCACTCACTCCTACCGAATGATCTTCTCCTTAGGGACATCTCTGCTTCCCTGGGTCCCAACAAATCTCTACCATTAATTGAAGA GGTTCCCATGCCAAATCTAATTGGCCATAAAGGAGAGAGAGCCCTCTCAGAAATTGGATTCACAAAGCAAATGGTCTCAATGGGCCACCAAGCCTGTGGGGCCCTCGAGCTTTGGAATTATCCTATGTGGATGAGGGACCTTGTTCCACAAAATGTTGATGGCACTGATCGATCTGATCACGTTGATCTACCTGCTCTTGAAG TCTATAGGGATAGGGAGAGGAAAGTAGCAAGGTACAACGAGTTCCGAAGGGGCATGCTAATGATCCCCATCTCCAAATGGGAGGACCTGACGGATGACAACGAGGCTATCGAAACACTCCGCGATGTGTATGGTGACGATGTAGAGAAGCTTGATCTATTGGTAGGTATGATGGCAGAGAAGAAGATTAAAGGATTTGCCATTAGCGAGACTGCCTTCTACATTTTCCTCATCATGGCATCCAG GAGGCTGGAAGCAGATAGGTTCTTCACAGGCAACTACAATGAGGAGACGTACACGAAGAAGGGGTTTGAGTGGGTTAATACAACGGAGAGCTTGAAGGACGTGTTGAATCGGCATTACCCAGATATGACTGAGAAATGGATGAATTCCAGTAGTGCCTTCTCTGTTTGGGACTCACCTCCAACCTCACGCAATCCCATCCCAATTTATCTTCGTGTTCCTCAATGA